One window of the Zea mays cultivar B73 chromosome 3, Zm-B73-REFERENCE-NAM-5.0, whole genome shotgun sequence genome contains the following:
- the LOC100194180 gene encoding uncharacterized protein LOC100194180: protein MMSGGGYSALDDPKASGSVPAATGTDPPAIRFADSNLQTFPPSEARGKISGAYRPPTDADDTFSSKGGGAGSGGRGGSAGLDDAAQGGWFRMFSVAAYKPYFDVDTSDVVERIWESVFPFRGTFTEKTSENPDLYGPFWTCTTLIFVAASIATFVTYLSHKWHKKEWNYDINLVTWSAGLFYGYVTFVPLLLYVILKYFSAPAGLVQLWCLYGYSLFIFIPASLLSIVPIEIFRWVIAGVAGFMSATFVAVNLRAHIVNSGERWFLIVAGIFLLQLGLAVLLKLYFFTITV, encoded by the exons ATGATGTCCGGCGGTGGGTACTCCGCCCTCGACGACCCCAAGGCCTCCGGATCCGTCCCG GCGGCCACGGGGACAGATCCGCCGGCCATCAGGTTCGCCGACTCCAACCTCCAGACCTTCCCGCCGTCCGAGGCCAGGGGCAAGATCTCCGGCGCCTACCGCCCGCCCACCGACGCCGATG ACACCTTCTCGTCCAAGGgcggaggagccggaagcggtggCAGAGGCGGCAGCGCCGGGTTGGATGATGCCGCGCAGGGCGGCTGGTTCCGCATGTTCTCCGTGGCAGCGTACAAGCCCTACTTCGACGTTGACACCTCTGACGTTGTCGAGAGAATCTGGGAGTCCGTCTTCCCCTTCCGCGGCACATTTACCGAGAAGACCTCCGAGAACCCTGACCT GTATGGGCCattttggacatgcaccaccctgATTTTCGTTGCTGCATCTATTGCCACTTTTGTCACCTACCTATCTCACAAATGGCACAAGAAGGAATGGAACTATGATATCAACTTGGTTACCTGGTCTGCTGGCTTATTCTATGGCTACGTAACCTTTGTTCCTCTTCTTCTATATGTTATTCTCAAGTACTTCTCAGCTCCTGCTGGTCTAGTGCAATTGTGGTGCCTATACGGATACTCCCTGTTCATCTTCATTCCAGCATCG CTTCTGTCTATTGTGCCAATAGAAATATTCAGATGGGTGATTGCTGGTGTTGCTGGTTTCATGTCTGCTACTTTCGTTGCTGTAAATCTCCGTGCGCACATTGTAAACTCTGGCGAGCGATGGTTCCTGATCGTTGCAGGGATATTCCTGTTGCAGCTGGGGCTTGCTGTTTTGCTGAAACTCTATTTCTTCACGATAACTGTATAG